CCGCGTTTTGGCGCCAAACCTATCTGGCTTCCGGAATCAGGTAGTTATTTGGCACACGGcgctttaagattcgtgcaaGCAATTGAGGCTGTCCAATCCTACCGCCTCTGCTTTATCCTCGTTGCCGCGCTCGCACCGCCGCTgtgtcctcgccgccgtcgagcttTGTCCGGAGGAGCGGGTGAGTGGTGGGGGGAGCGGCTGGCAACGAGGTCAGCGCTGGCCAAGGTGGTGGTTTAGGGtggtagggttagggtttcgagTTCCGAGGGTTCCATGGCTACCGCCCTTAGAAGAAGGTCAGGCAGCGGCGGAAGGTCcggggtggggaggaggagggggggggggggcgagttGGCTGGCAGCATAGGTGAGGCGACGCTCGAGGCTAGACCCCCGGTGGGCTGCGACCGACGACGAGCGGAGGATTAGGAAGGGCAAGgtcgagggggcggcggcggacggtgggCAGGCAGCATGCCTACCGCCGGCCAgagtggtggaggaggtggcggaggagggatggccggagaaagaagaagaggaaggtgatGAGCCTTGAATGGGTGGGAAGCTTCATCTCCTATCTAGCTCCCCCCGTTTTGTTGGGTCAAAATGGAGGAGGATCTATGCATCGGCTCCTGAAGAGGCACCCAAATCATCAACCACTACAGGTACCACTATACCATGTCCTCTAAAAAGAGTACCACTACCATGTTAGCACCTTTACATCCTTTACATGGGTATCACAGGTCAGAACATGCTCCAGGTTAGAACACATTCAAACAGAAAAGGAGCTTGCACAAGCATTTCTTGAGACAACCATGAAAATCATGCCCAGACAACACCTCCAGAAGCTGTTTCCATACCtgtatggaaaaaaataaagcaaGTTGAAATAAATTTCATTTACAATAAACACCAACTCCAACAGCAAGCTCACTACAACAAACTAttccaaaatatatatatttcacaaaGAGAGTCACCGGTAACTATACATATGAAGGTTATCCCGAGTTCTGATTCTACTCAAAATGCTTCACAGATGAAAGACAAGTATACCTTCagtaagcaactaagcatgaaTCCAGCACCTCAGCGTGATTATTTAGCATTCACCGGATATAAAGATGATTTGGTCAATAAAAAGGTGTCTAAAATAAAATTATGATATAAATGTCCAAGCAAACAGATGAAAGAGCTCACATGAAAAGATCCAGATCAACTACTTATTCTTTGCCCCGTGAAATATGCTAAACTAAGTTCCCTATCATTTGTTATGTAAGCATAATTCAGGTGGAAGAATAATCACCACCGCAGGCTATCATATTtagccatatctccctcatctTTAACTATCATGTTATCAATAACAACAAGACCTTGCAAGATTTCTTCCAATAGCCTTATGGCTCCATAGTTGTGCCAGACTGCATGGGAGTAACTGTGTTCTGGCAGATTGGCACTGCAAGCTTATTATTTGGACTGCATTTGCAATGCATGGTGGTCACACACAGATAGTGAACAAGAATGGTTAGACTGCTGAGAAAAAAGCTACCAGACTGGGCCCACACTAGCTAAATAGCTATCAGATCAGACCGACACTAAAAAAAGGTGCAGATAGTGCAAGTACCTCAACTATTGTTGCAAAACAATTTCTCCCGCAGAAGCTTCAAGCCTATTGCATGCTCAGCTTTCAGCTCATCAGTCATTTCCCTAGTATTCATGCCCATAAAAGAGTTGTATGTTTTCAGCATAGCAGCCTCCCTCTTGAGCCTCGCCGCCTCAACCTTTGCATCAGAAACCCGCAGCTGGACCTTTACGAACTCTTCATGGCGTTTTTTAGATGCAGCCTGAATATCCATGTACCTCTTTATATCTTCATCCAAACCATTGTTATTAGCCCTGACCTTGCCTTTGCCATTGCATTGTTTCTTAGCTTCTTTTACCGCTGTTGGATATTCCTTTTCCCTGGTATCTTCAGATGTGGGTGTGCTGTTCCCCACCTCTCCCTCATCACCCAGTTTCCTTTTGTTTGATTTCTCAAGGTCCTCCAGGACTGCATGCCACTTGGGTTCGTCACGGAGAACCTTCCAGCAATGCATAACTATGAATGGGCCTTCTTTATAGTCGTCCAAATAAATTTGCAGAGCCTTTTCTATCAATTGGTCATCCGATTGTCTGGTTTCTTCAATTGATGCAGCCTTCTTCAATGACCAGCAGAAAAATCCAACCCATCTCTTTATCTTTTGGAATCGATCTTTGAGATGCTTCACTTTCCTTTTCCGTTTTGTAGATGTAGTGCTGTTGTAGAATGCAAGTACATCTCCCCAGTATTGCTCATTTTTCTTGCCATCCGGGTCACTGGAATGGTTTAACCAGGCTTGCACCTACAATTTAGCTTACAAGGTCAGAGATAGCTTGATTCTTGTCGAAGGGCAATTTAATGACTTTACTTACCAATCTCAAGTCTTCATCTGGTTTCCATGACAAGCGCTTTTCAGTCCTaacatcatcaccatcatcaatGTTGATGGCAGGTTTGACTTTTGAAGCCAATGCAGCATGTTGAGTCATTGAAACATGAAGTGGTTGCGGTGGCCATGGTGGTGCGAAATAAGCATGACCATTCGGGGGAAAGCTTAGGAAACCACCAGGCATACTGCGATCCGTGCCATAGTAAAATGAAGCAGTCAATACCATATATTATCATGACACAATACAGCTGGTACAGACATTTAGAATCTGATTTCCTTCAAACAAGAGGGAGGGGCAACGAACTGTTCTAACTCTACCAAAAAGAGTCATTAAACAAAAAGTAAATTCATCAAAACATCTTCCCTAGATAGTACAATGTTTCTGGAATATTGGCCGAATTACCATTTCATCTTTCAATACGTGCAGTGAAATTAGCGATTAATCCTTAGCAACCATTTAGGCAAGCATAACCTCTAATTAACTCAATGTTCACAAAAAAACAGAAGGATATGCCGGCATGGAAACAGTTCATAGTTGCAGGATACAAAATCACGGGAGCGTCGTACAAACTGAACAAGGCTTGTATCTTCCTAGCATATATTTTATTTCCCAGCACAAGCAGAGAGCAGACTGCAGCCTTTATCAACTAGAAGTCGCAAGGATTTTGGGTGGAGATTCGAGTAAGAAAGTTGCCGCTACTTAAATTCTTTCGTCTACAAAAAACATAATCCCAACTCCAAAGTGTAGtccatttctgatttttttccGCCTCCAAAAAACAAATGCTAGAGACATGAGGGGAAATACCCTGGAAAACCAAATCATGGCAAAACAACAGGAGAAAAACATATGGCACTTTGCCACCGGCCGAGGAACGAGCGCGACGGAAGCAGAAACCCACGATTTCTGGAGAAAGCGGTGAACAGTACCCGGCGAGCGCGACGTTGTGGGGCGCGGAGGCAGGGAGGCGGCCGCGGTCCCCCGGCGGCGCGAGCTCGGCGACGCGCAAGCCCTTGCGCTGCAGGTACTCCTGCACCTTCTTGTCCATCTCCTCGTCCTCCATTGCCGCCGCGGGGAGCCCAGCCGGCAAGCTCTAGGGTTTAGGGCTCGGATCCGACGAGCGAGACGGGGGTGCGCCGGGGAGGAAGACGGCGAGACACACGAGAAGGGAACGAggagtggggagagagagaaggccAGAAGGGGGTGGTTTGGACTTCATGTTGTTCTGGGCCGCTAACCGTAATCTACTTGATGGGCTGCATCTGGGTTCATCGGGCCGTGTTTTTAAGGTGGGTCAATTTAAGTTGAAGGCCCATCGCGTGTCTCTCTCAAAATCTTCTTAGACCGCGAGAGATAAGAGAATTCCGAGAGATAACTAGGTAATGCTGGGTCGTTTTCGGGCTCAGTGGCTCAAATAATTGGGCCAACAACCAACGGGCGCAACATTTTCCACAACTTGAAAGTTGTTAAATTCCTCTCAGAAAAAAGTTGctaaattttattttaaaaagtaGCTAAATCCTTCTAGAAAAAGTGGCAAAATAATGACTGGTAATTAGTAGGCAGTGGTTGCTGATTGAAAAATCCGCTTCCTCCccaaataaagaaagaaagaaaaacgatGGAACAGACAGAAACGGCTATCGGCATGAACCGAAAGTGTATCTCTAGATCCACGGAGGTAGGGAGTTTGGAAGCGGtgttgaaaaggaaaaagggaatCCAGCTGGAACAAGAAATGACGACGAATGCACAAGCGCTGATGCGCACGCACGGGCAAAAGTTGGAACGTGCCGGAACACACGATCGTGCGCCGCAGACGGACCGAAGACGACGACAGGTGGCTGTACCGACGTCaagcgagcgccgccgccgctccgatcCAACACCGCAGACGTGCGTGCGTCGGTGCCGGCCTTTTCGACGACGGAATGAGTCCGCTTCGACACGCAACACCGGCCGAGACCGGCCATGTCGGCGGCGTCGGAGCTGCGCGCGTTGACCGCCACATCGTCCGTTCGTCGCCTGCCGGTGCTCTATCGGTTTGACCTGCACGCCCCAGGGAAAAGGAAGGGAGTGCGTACGTGGAACCCGGAGTTTGACCTCCGAAAAAGTCGCCCACGTCATGCTCCGACCTGTACATGTAGAGTACTACCAGTCAGATAGGTAGGTGGATATTCGGTCGCCGGTGACCGGCCGGGTTGCGCTGTCAGCCTGTCAGCGCCACGCACCACCAGATCTTTTCGAGGTCAAACACCGGGTCCATGCGTTGACCTGCACACCCCAATTCAAGTCGGTCGGAAGAGGCTGGAGGCTGGTGAATTGCCCGCAGTAACTTCCAAGTGCCGGGAGCCAGGAGCTTCTTCGCTGACACCACGCTGTAAAGTTGACCTTGTCCGTGTGTGTAGACGACAGGGAAGGTGTTGTGAGAAAGTCAGCCCAGAACCCAACCAAGCGTGCTGGGGTGGCACTGGCACCTCTGTACACTCGCTAAAGTCAACCCAGAATCGGGTCGATACGGCGCCAATTAACCTCCAACGTACGGGATTCGTACCCAAAATGCTGTCGATGCTTTCGGTATACGCTACTTCATCATCAGTTGGTGTTTAACTGGGTCTTCTCACTGTGAGTGTAAGCATCAACAGTAGGAGACGAAAAGTTCAAATGCTTCCTGTTCTTGCATTGGCGTTTACCAATCGATCGGGTCTCCTCCTGTTATTATTCCCTTTGCAAATGTAAGCACAGAATGTGCAAGTAGAAGGCTTCGGATCGATGCTAGTAGCTTTTGACAATTTCGTAGGTCTTCGGTTGGGTCTCCTCTGGCACACGGTCGTTCTACTTTTGATGTGTATATGCTTCGTACCTCTCTGCAGAAACCTAGCCATGTGAAGCTGGTGAAAGGCGAATAAGATGCGACAGAAACCTTCTAAGAATTCAGCACGTACGCGTTTGACCATGCACAGTAATAATAATGCTGAATTGTTTTCGTCTTTTCGATGCAGGAGAGTGGGGCCCACAACAATAGTAGTAGCAGGGTCAACTCTTGAATCGGCTCGCCCTAAACTTTTGAAAGAATCTTTccatctttcttttcctttggtACATACTCTTTCAGATCATTCGTAGCATGTTCGCCGCGCATGCGTGCAACACCAAACTGATAATTAATCAACGAAACAGCAGTCGAGTACTACTTGTGTAATCGTTTAAAATAAATCGGCACGAGATCCGCGTGTTTGTGACAGATGCGGCACCACATGAAGCACGGGTACGTTCCACGTGCTCGCCGAGGACGGCGACGCCGGGAAAATGGCCCGGAACGAACCAGCGGACGCCGCGCCGGAATCCCAACCGCCGCCGTCCGGTGGCTGTTCGTTAGCGCCAGGATCGGAGGAGGAGCTGTACGTCGTGCTACGCGCTGATGCAGTGATTCTGTTGGTTGGTGGGAGCACGTTGTGGGGTAATGATTCCGGGCATTATCCGATCCTGATCGCGATCCGAGCGTGTCATGCTACAAGTTGGTTGCGCACTTGTTTATGGTTCCCGACACTTGTTTATGCGCTGTGCGGGTGTCCTATTTTTAGTAATGCATTGCACATCAGCCCGTACGTTCACCTGCACGTGCGAGACAAAATTAGCATAGGTTCGTGAATAATTTACTGATGAAACCTTAAGCAAGAAGAATAGGCGAGGAAAAATTCAAATGTTTCCCCTATATCCTTTGCATTGACATTGAATCTTCCATTCGCAAATAATGCTAGCCTTTAATTTGATAATTTCGTTGGTCGTCGGCCAGTTGGGTACGGTCTCCGCATCAAATACTACGGTTTGCTCTCCTTTTTCATGTACCCGTATTGCCCTGAAGAGTTTTACTTTTAAGCAATGTAGTCAGACTGCCATTTCGAGGAGGATACGAGAAAAATCTTCTAGAATTCAGCACGCGTTTGACCATGCTCTTGCACAATGCGAAACGGTTCCGAAAATTCCGATGCATGGGGGCAGAACTGCTCCAACGAACACCCAGCATTTGAATCAGCCTAGCTACCccaaaaattattgtactatcctttctttcttttccaatTTGTTAAACGGAGCAGTACGATTCTTTCTTTCGCAGATGTATGAGCTAATAGCCTAATAGCATGAATTAGGGCAGCACCAACATGGTGAATGCACGACCTATATATAGTTAACTAGGGAAAACAAATTAAAAGCTATGTCCCTGTCTCCTGACTCGTGAGATGCATGGTAGCATGTGAAGCACAGGTTTCACGTGTTCCAGGGGCACGGGAATAAACTAGCATTACGTGCTGGTGCAGTGATCCTGTTGGTtgtcggatcggatcggaggaCTAACGTTGTTGGAGATCAGAGATCACAGCGTACCGGCAGTATTCCTCCTGCAAGTGCGCACTTGTTTATGGTTCCGGACACGCTCATACATACTACATCTTGTTATTAACCCgtgcaattaattaattgttGTTTTCGGATGACACGTTCCGCCCGGCCGGAGTCCAAGCAGCGAGCTGGGGCATCCTGTCGATCCCCTGCTCATGCCGTCTTAATCCATGTATTTTGATTTTACACGGGCACGTGCGATCGACCGTGCAATTTGGTCTGGAAGTTCTCGATCCCGAATCAGGACTTTGCTGCGGCGATGGGGTCAAGCTAGAGGGAGAACAGAGAGCGTCGTCGTTGTTCGTTGCCCTCTCTCTGCTGGAACTGGGAACCGCAAGTGTCAAGATCTTCTCTGGATCCCGAATCTCCGAATGCAGGTACTTTTCTCGGTCCATAGCCCCCTTCCTTTTCCTGCTATCTGTCTCTGTACCATGTAACCTGAGGTCACAGTAGTGAATGGACAGGCGCCAGCTGAAAATTCCAACACGGGTCGATCGAGGAGGGTTCCAGAGTCCAGCAGAGAGGCTACTACAGTACGTCCTACGGCAACTGCACGTCGCCGTCGGATGGCCGCCGGGGAAAAGTATGGCGGGAATTGACCCCGGCCGGACCggcgcgcagccgccgccgtgtGAACGCACGCCTCTCCCCCCCGGCCGTCCGCTCTCGCGACCGGCGCCTCCGACTCCAGCCATCGCTttcgctcctcctccttccaagCTACCAGTAGTAGAGTGTCTAGATGGATCAGAGACGAAGGCAATTAGGCTGCCCGGTGCCCGCCCACCGCATGCAAAGTCATTGCTGGATCATGACGCTCCGTCCTCGGATTCCGTAGCGATTTAGCGACTCGCACGTCGTTTTCCCTTGGGAGTGTCTGCTCCTCATCCGGGTATTATTGGGTCAACAATCACCGGGTGATTTGCAGGGGTATAACACCCTGTTTTGAAGTGGGAAAAAAATCAGGTGTTGGAAACAGATTTGTCACCCGAAAATTATGACTCTGGGATCCTGATCATccgcagaaagaaaaacaactctGATgcagaaaagagaaggaaaaataacATGCAAAAGGCAAAATTAACAACTGAAACAAATTTTTTCTATAGTCAGTCAGATAACAAATTATTTCTAACTGTGAGAAACTCCTCAAATGCAAAAATACAAAtcaaatttcaaaattaaaaattgcAACTCATTTATATGACAAGTTTAAATAATTTACAACAACTAAAGCACTGTAAATTAATGTAATTCAAACGGTAAATGCTAGCAAACTCTACTGCCTCCCTTCGACTGGGCTTGCACTGCCGATATATCACGGGGGAGCACGAGGCCACACGGTGTCTCAGCTCAGAATCGGTCACCGTGGCCCGATCGGAGCGTTGTCTGCCTGCTTGCAATAGATGCTCAGATGACTGCCTCCTGATCGAAGCACTGCAGGAAGCAGAGAGCGGCGCAGGCTGCAGCAGGAGGCAGAGAGCGGTGACGGCTGCAGCAGGAGGCAGCGGGTAGCAGCAGGTGACAGGAAAGCGAATGAATGAGCACCACGCATCGTTAGATTGGACGGTACAAAATTCAGGTAATGGGAGCTCCTAAAATACTCGGGCAATGGATAGCTTTTCCCTTTCCCTTTCGTCCGACAAACATTGTTGCTGCCTTGGAAATTCAAACGATATAGTAAAGTAAAAATCCTCATATCATACACTACTACAGATATGCACATCATTGCCACCTCCAAACCCCATCACTGTTGGTTTCAAATCCGTCATATGAAATTCGGCGGTGATAGGAACCGGCGCTGATgcctattaaaaaaataaaaaaatcccgCCAGCCGCAGCCCCATCCCGCGTCGCTGCCGGTCCCATTCCGGGCCGCTGCTACCCACCACAGCTGCGGCCCCGCaggatccggccggccggccgctgcagtacggggggagggagggagggaggcgtcCCAGGGTCGCCGTCATCTCAGATCCCCGGCGCGCCGCTGCTCCCTCAGCCCGCCGCCACACCCTGCGCACCGCCGCATCAGCCTATCGCCGCTCCCACCCACACCGCTGCATCTTGCCCGTCGCCCAGCACACTGCAgttcctccgcgccgccgcatccGAGAGGTCGGATCTCGTGGCCACCATCACTGCCGGATCTAGTCAATGCTGCTCCGTCGAGGTGGGAGGAGATGGGAGGCCGGATCTTCATGCCCCGAAGGCCGCCACAGCCGTGCATCGCCCCGCCGCCACTCCTCCCCTCAGGCATGAGGTGAaaggcgagcggaggggggaggagaggggaggccgaggagggagagggagggggtcgtcggcggtggagggaaagagaggagggagggggttggaggagaggggcggttagggaggagggaggatagtgagagaggagagaggggaggagggggcgcgagagtgaga
Above is a genomic segment from Setaria viridis chromosome 4, Setaria_viridis_v4.0, whole genome shotgun sequence containing:
- the LOC117851343 gene encoding uncharacterized protein — its product is MEDEEMDKKVQEYLQRKGLRVAELAPPGDRGRLPASAPHNVALAGMPGGFLSFPPNGHAYFAPPWPPQPLHVSMTQHAALASKVKPAINIDDGDDVRTEKRLSWKPDEDLRLVQAWLNHSSDPDGKKNEQYWGDVLAFYNSTTSTKRKRKVKHLKDRFQKIKRWVGFFCWSLKKAASIEETRQSDDQLIEKALQIYLDDYKEGPFIVMHCWKVLRDEPKWHAVLEDLEKSNKRKLGDEGEVGNSTPTSEDTREKEYPTAVKEAKKQCNGKGKVRANNNGLDEDIKRYMDIQAASKKRHEEFVKVQLRVSDAKVEAARLKREAAMLKTYNSFMGMNTREMTDELKAEHAIGLKLLREKLFCNNS